A genome region from Setaria italica strain Yugu1 chromosome III, Setaria_italica_v2.0, whole genome shotgun sequence includes the following:
- the LOC101755785 gene encoding uncharacterized protein LOC101755785, with amino-acid sequence MSMALSSSLRALALISPALPSARPSGFAAPASRARGRPRRGAGVVSQAAALPSDAQWLERLPEKKKPLYTHSLPCIEAWLRSLGFTQSREDPAVWVAEKPLWHARLSLDVTDLHIRYLKSGPGSLEKDVERRFSYALSREDIENAILGGP; translated from the exons ATGTCCATGGCCCTCTCGAGCTCGCTCCGTGCCCTGGCCCTGATCTCCCCGGCCCTGCCCTCCGCTCGCCCGAGCGGGTTCGCTGCCCCGGCGTCCCGCGCGCGGGGTCGGCCGCGGAGAGGGGCGGGGGTCGTttcgcaggcggcggcgctgccgtcGGACGCGCAGTGGCTAGAGCGGctgccggagaagaagaagccgcTGTACACGCACAGCCTGCCGTGCATCGAGGCGTGGCTGCGCAGCCTCGGGTTCACGCAGTCCCGCGAGGACCCCGCCGTCTGGGTCGCCGAGAAGCCGCTCTGGCACGCGCGCCTCAGCCTCGACGTCACCGACCTCCACATCAG GTACTTGAAAAGCGGCCCTGGAAGTCTTGAGAAGGATGTGGAGAGAAGGTTCAGCTATGCCCTAAGCAGAGAAGACATCGAGAACGCAATACTTGGAGGGCCTTAA
- the LOC101755376 gene encoding common plant regulatory factor 1, producing the protein MAHDEAVATQKTGNTASSPKDQPAPSPYPDWSTMQAYYGHGVLPPTYFAPAIAPGHPPPYMWGPQPLMPHPFGTPYAAMYPHGAAYPHPLVPMVSNPLSVEQTKSANSKEKSSSKKLKEIDRTAVSAGSGNSKRTMSSSEDYSAEGSSDVNDQKVNKTSRKRSLVDGPGAETSEAAKLANTAILPHHCFPAPVIKPSATNVANSRAMGATISPSPGVIVPPHTGGPTDLSIKDERELKREKRKQSNRESARRSRLRKQAETEELATQVESLTAENTSLRSEIGRLTESSDKLRFENSALMVKLKDTAAPTPAEPSPNKAATSSSSPGAAAAENFLSMIDSTNAPGVSRHTEHGEPKLRQLLDSNPSTDVAAVS; encoded by the exons ATGGCTCATGATGAAGCTGTGGCTACCCAGAAGACTGGAAACACAGCATCGTCTCCAAAG GATCAACCAGCTCCTTCTCCATATCCTGATTGGTCAACCATGCAG GCATACTATGGCCACGGTGTCTTGCCACCAACATATTTTGCTCCAGCAATAGCTCCAGGTCATCCACCGCCATATATGTGGGGTCCTCAG CCTCTAATGCCACACCCTTTTGGGACACCATATGCTGCAATGTACCCACATGGTGCAGCTTACCCACACCCCCTTGTACCCATG GTATCAAATCCATTGAGCGTGGAGCAAACCAAGTCTGCAAACAGTAAGGAGAAAAGTTCCAGTAAGAAACTTAAAGAAATTGATCGGACTGCAGTATCTGCTGGCAGCGGTAACAGTAAAAGAACAATGTCATCCAG TGAAGATTACAGTGCAGAGGGCTCCAGCGATGTAAACGATCAGAAG GTGAACAAAACTTCCAGGAAACGGAGCTTAGTTGATGGACCTG GTGCTGAAACATCTGAAGCCGCAAAGCTGGCAAATACAGCCATCCTGCCACATCACTGCTTTCCAGCTCCAGTAATTAAGCCCAGCGCTACAAATGTTGCTAACTCAAGGGCAATGGGTGCAACGATATCTCCATCTCCTGGTGTGATTGTTCCGCCTCATACTGGAGGACCAACTGACTTATCAATCAAG GATGAGAGGGAACTGAAGCGAGAAAAGAGGAAGCAATCAAATAGAGAATCTGCTAGACGATCAAGACTGAGAAAACAG GCTGAGACAGAGGAGCTGGCTACGCAAGTGGAGTCTCTTACAGCAGAAAACACATCCCTTAGATCTGAAATCGGCAGGCTAACAGAGAGTTCGGACAAACTAAGATTCGAGAATTCCGCTCTGATG GTGAAGCTGAAGGACACTGCAGCGCCGACCCCTGCAGAACCATCTCCGAACAAAGCAGCCACATCCTCGTCCtctcccggcgccgccgccgcggagaatTTCCTGTCGATGATTGACAGCACGAACGCGCCGGGCGTCAGCCGGCACACGGAGCACGGCGAGCCCAAGCTCCGGCAGCTCCTCGACTCCAATCCGTCGACAGATGTTGCCGCCGTAAGCTAA
- the LOC101754966 gene encoding putative glucose-6-phosphate 1-epimerase isoform X1, translating into MSMGRFANSTDPRSGLEVVRDWNGVAQVVLRSPKGASARVSLHGGQVVSWRNDHGEELLFTSSKAIFKPPNAMRGGIQMCFPQSMQFGYSGTLERHGFARNRIWALDDEHPPINHNDNASKVSVDLILKPSEDDLKCWPHCFEFRLRVSLSKVGDLSLISRIRNVNGKPFSFSFAYHTYLSVSDISEVRIEGLETLDYLDNLSHKERFTEQGDAITFESEVDRVYVSSPNVVAVLDHEKKQSFVIKKEGLPDVVVWNPWEKKSKTMVDFGDEEYKQMLCVDAAAVERAITLKPGEEWTGKLELSAVSSTNCSDHLDHPVSI; encoded by the exons ATGAGCATGGGGCGCTTCGCCAATTCGACGGATCCGAGGTCGGGGCTGGAGGTGGTCAGGGACTGGAACGGGGTCGCCCAGGTCGTGCTCCGCTCGCCAAAGGGAGCCTCCGCGCGG GTGAGCCTGCACGGCGGCCAGGTCGTCTCCTGGAGGAACGACCACGGCGAGGAGCTCCTCTTCACCAGCAGCAAG GCAATCTTCAAGCCACCAAACGCCATGCGAGGTGGAATTCAGATGTGTTTCCCACAG TCCATGCAGTTTGGATACTCTGGGACATTGGAGCGACATGGATTTGCAAGAAACAGGATATGGGCCCTGGATGATGAGCATCCACCAATAAATCATAATGATAACGCCAGCAAAGTTTCTGTTGACCTAATACTAAAGCCATCCGAAGATGACCTCAAGTGCTGGCCACATTG TTTTGAATTCCGCCTGAGGGTCTCTCTTTCAAAGGTTGGGGACCTGTCGTTAATATCGCGCATCAGGAATGTCAATGGCAAGCCATTCAGTTTCTCATTTGCTTACCACACATACCTTTCCGTTTCTGACATCAG TGAGGTGAGGATAGAAGGTTTGGAGACCCTTGATTATCTTGACAATCTTAGCCACAAAGAACGGTTTACAGAACAAGGAGACGCCATAACATTTGAGTCAGAG GTCGATCGAGTCTACGTTAGCTCCCCAAATGTAGTAGCAGTTCTTGACCATGAGAAGAAACAGTCATTTGTCATAAAAAAGGAAGGACTTCCTGACGTTG TTGTGTGGAATCCGTgggaaaagaaatcaaagacTATGGTGGACTTTGGTGATGAGGAGTACAAGCAGATGCTTTGCGTTGATGCAGCCGCAGTGGAGAGAGCAATCACGCTGAAACCAGGGGAGGAGTGGACGGGGAAACTGGAGCTTTCTGCAGTTTCATCCACCAACTGCAGCGATCATCTTGATCACCCAGTCAGCATCTAG
- the LOC101754966 gene encoding putative glucose-6-phosphate 1-epimerase isoform X2 codes for MSMGRFANSTDPRSGLEVVRDWNGVAQVVLRSPKGASARVSLHGGQVVSWRNDHGEELLFTSSKAIFKPPNAMRGGIQMCFPQFGYSGTLERHGFARNRIWALDDEHPPINHNDNASKVSVDLILKPSEDDLKCWPHCFEFRLRVSLSKVGDLSLISRIRNVNGKPFSFSFAYHTYLSVSDISEVRIEGLETLDYLDNLSHKERFTEQGDAITFESEVDRVYVSSPNVVAVLDHEKKQSFVIKKEGLPDVVVWNPWEKKSKTMVDFGDEEYKQMLCVDAAAVERAITLKPGEEWTGKLELSAVSSTNCSDHLDHPVSI; via the exons ATGAGCATGGGGCGCTTCGCCAATTCGACGGATCCGAGGTCGGGGCTGGAGGTGGTCAGGGACTGGAACGGGGTCGCCCAGGTCGTGCTCCGCTCGCCAAAGGGAGCCTCCGCGCGG GTGAGCCTGCACGGCGGCCAGGTCGTCTCCTGGAGGAACGACCACGGCGAGGAGCTCCTCTTCACCAGCAGCAAG GCAATCTTCAAGCCACCAAACGCCATGCGAGGTGGAATTCAGATGTGTTTCCCACAG TTTGGATACTCTGGGACATTGGAGCGACATGGATTTGCAAGAAACAGGATATGGGCCCTGGATGATGAGCATCCACCAATAAATCATAATGATAACGCCAGCAAAGTTTCTGTTGACCTAATACTAAAGCCATCCGAAGATGACCTCAAGTGCTGGCCACATTG TTTTGAATTCCGCCTGAGGGTCTCTCTTTCAAAGGTTGGGGACCTGTCGTTAATATCGCGCATCAGGAATGTCAATGGCAAGCCATTCAGTTTCTCATTTGCTTACCACACATACCTTTCCGTTTCTGACATCAG TGAGGTGAGGATAGAAGGTTTGGAGACCCTTGATTATCTTGACAATCTTAGCCACAAAGAACGGTTTACAGAACAAGGAGACGCCATAACATTTGAGTCAGAG GTCGATCGAGTCTACGTTAGCTCCCCAAATGTAGTAGCAGTTCTTGACCATGAGAAGAAACAGTCATTTGTCATAAAAAAGGAAGGACTTCCTGACGTTG TTGTGTGGAATCCGTgggaaaagaaatcaaagacTATGGTGGACTTTGGTGATGAGGAGTACAAGCAGATGCTTTGCGTTGATGCAGCCGCAGTGGAGAGAGCAATCACGCTGAAACCAGGGGAGGAGTGGACGGGGAAACTGGAGCTTTCTGCAGTTTCATCCACCAACTGCAGCGATCATCTTGATCACCCAGTCAGCATCTAG